CTTCTAAAATGGTCTCCCGCACCAAAAGCGTCCCCTCACCAACCTCACTCGTGTCTCCcttctcactgtctctgactcaccaAAGCACGTGGCATCTGCAGTAACGCCCCCTCAAGGCCACTCACCTCAGGCCCCTTCAGCTCTCCTTCTTCAGCCTCAGCTGCCACGTTTAGCTGCATCATCTCAGGATTGTTGAACATCTTCTCCGAGCGGATCACGGTCCCTTCAAACTCTGGAAAAGAACAAAGTCAGCCACAGAGAGCCCACATTTCACATCAGGCCAGCCTGCGCCTGGGGCCCCGAGCCGCTTGCAGCCCAGTCAAAGGATTTAGGAATTCGACTGGCTTTCAGGATCTGTAATACCCGGCAGATTGTATGCTGTGAGCACCGGTTAAGATTAAGTGGTTCAGTTTTGACTTGCTGTTGGGCAATTCAGTCAAGCTATCTGGGGAAACAGGTGTCGGTGAAGAAAGCAAATTATTTTATTGTTTTATGACGGAGCTCATTTCAGTCTGGAGCTGAAGATGTCTTCATGGCCAAAATACCAGGACGTGTTTGTTTTTGAATGTTTAAAGGAATGGCAAAgaaggaaagggcagcacggtagcacagtggttagcacaattgcttcacagctccagggtcccaggttcgattccggcttgggtcactgtctgtgtggagtctgcacgttctccccgtgtctttcgtgggattcctccgggcgctccggtttcctcccactgtccataggtggattagccatgctaaattgcccttagcgtccagaattgccctcagtgtcgggtggggtcacagggatagatggaggtgtgggcttgggtagggtgctctttccaagagccggtgcagactcgatgggccgaatggcctccttctgcattgtaaattctatgaaatctatgaacattgtgtccaaagatgtgaaggttaggtggattgatatcATCATCGCAGAGTGATggtaatagggcaggggagtgggccacgATAGAGTGcgccttcggagggttggtgcagactgaatgggccgaatggcctccttctgcactgtagaggttctttGAAGATGACATTGTTTAAACAAGTCATGCACTGTTTTATTGGATCTGTATCAGAGATTATGATAAGAATTTGTCTTAACTGTTGATGCTGGATTAAAATATATAGACAAGAAAATGCGACTATTTATGGCAGCTCTATGGCAGATCTGGAAGGAAAGATGCATTTGTTTGTGATGGAATGTAAACTTCTGCAGTTTATGACCCATAAAGCAGGGGTTGTTGCAAAGGTGGGGTGACCCGGGATCAATTGCATCCTATAGTGAACTTGGACTATCACCAAAAAAGGAGCAATGGGAGACTGGGGATAAAAGTTAGGCAAATGTAATATTCATTGGAACAGTAATGACATGGCTTCTGGGCTACGACACGGCTACTCAAACCGACCCCGACCCAAACCCGGCTCCTCAAACCGAACCTGACCCAAACCCAGGTCaaaccaaacccgggtcctcaaaccGAACCCGgcccaaacccgggtcctcaaaccgaccccggcccaaacccaggtcaagccaaacccgggtcctcaaaccgaccccggcccaaacccaggtcaaaccaaacccgggtcctcaaaccGACCCCGACCCAAACCCGGCTCCTCAAACCGAACCCCGGCCCAAACCCAGGTCAAACCAAACCCAGGTCCTCAAACTGACCCCGgcccaaacccgggtcctcaaaccGAGCCCGGCCCAAACCCAGGTCAagccaaacccgggtcctcaaaccgaccccggcccaaacccaggtcaaaccaaacccgggtcctcaaaccGACCCCGACCCAAACCCGGCTCCTCAAACCGAACCCCGGCCCAAACCCAGGTCAAACCAAACCCAGGTCCTCAAACCGACCCCGgcccaaacccgggtcctcaaaccaaacccgggtcctcaaaccGACCCCGacccaaacccgggtcctcaaaccgacccaaacccgggtcctcaaaccGACCCCGGCCCAAACCCAGGTCAAACCAAACGCGGCTCCTCAAACCGACCCCGacccaaacccgggtcctcaaaccGACCCCGACCCAAACCCGGCTCCTCAAACCGAACCTGACCCAAACCCAGGTCAAACCAAACGCGGCTCCTCAAACCGAACCCGGCCCAAACCCAGGTCGTCAAACCAAACCCGgcccaaacccgggtcctcaaaccCAACCCGgcccaaacccgggtcctcaagccGACCCCGACCCGGCTCCTCAAACCGACCCCGGCCCAAACCCAGGTCaaaccaaacccgggtcctcaaaccCAACCCGgcccaaacccgggtcctcaaaccGACCCCGACCCGGCTCCTCAAACCGACCCCGGCCCAAACCCAGGTCaaaccaaacccgggtcctcaaaccGACCCCGacccaaacccgggtcctcaaaccGACCCCGACCCAAACCCGGCTCCTCAAACCGAACCTGACCCAAACCCAGGTCAAACCAAACGCGGCTCCTCAAACCGAACCCGgcccaaacccgggtcctcaaaccGACCCCGGCCCAAACCCAGGTCGTCAAACCAAACACGgcccaaacccgggtcctcaaaccCAACCCGgcccaaacccgggtcctcaaaccGACCCCGACACGGCTCCTCAAACCGACCCCGGCCCAAACCCAGGTCaaaccaaacccgggtcctcaaaccGAACCTCGCCCAAACCCAGGTCCTCAAACCGACCCCGacccaaacccgggtcctcaaaccCAACCCCGacccaaacccgggtcctcaaaccCAACCCCGacccaaacccgggtcctcaaaccCAACCCGGCCCAAACCCGGCTCCTCAAACCGATCCCGGCCCAAACCCGGGTCaaaccaaacccgggtcctcaaaccGACCCCGACCCAAACCCGGCTCCTCACACCGAACCTGgcccaaacccgggtcctcaaaccGACCCCGacccaaacccgggtcctcaaaccGACCCCGgcccaaacccgggtcctcaaaccGACCCCgacccgaacccgggtcctcaaaccCAACCCGGCCCAAACCCGGGTCaaaccaaacccgggtcctcaaaccGACCCCGACCCAAACCCGGCTCCTCAAACCGAACCTGGCCCAAACCCAGGTCCTCAAACCGACCCCGgcccaaacccgggtcctcaaaccaaacccgggtcctcaaaccAAACCCTGGTCCTCAAACCGACCCCGgcccaaacccgggtcctcaaaccGAACCCAgcccaaacccgggtcctcaaaccCAACCCGGCTACTCAAACCGACCCCGGCCCAAACCCGGGTCaaaccaaacccgggtcctcaaaccaaacccgggtcctcaaaccGACTCCGacccaaacccgggtcctcaaaccGACCCCGGCCCAAACCCGGGTCAAACCAAACCCGGGTCCACAAACCAAACCCGGCCCAAACCCGGGTCCACAAACCAAACCCGGCCCAAACCCAGGTTCTCAAACCAAACTTGGCCCAAACGCGGGTCCTCAAACCGAACCCGGGTTCTAAAACCAAACCCGgcccaaacccgggtcctcaaaccGACCCCGACCCAAACCCAGGTCGTCAAACCAAACCCAGCACAAACCcgggcccccaaaccgaccccggccCAAACCCAGGTCCTCAAACCAACCCCGGACACTCAAACAGGCCCCGGCCCAAACCCAGGTCGTCAAACCAAAACCAGCCCAAACCCGGACCCTCAAACCGACCCCGGCCCAAACCCAGGTCCTCAAACCAAACCCGGACCCTCAAACCGACCCAGGCCCAAACCCAGGTCGCCAAACCAAACCCAGCCCAAACCCTCAAACTGAACACGGACCCGAACCGGGCCCTCAAACTGAACACATACCTGACCCAGGCCCTCAAACTGAACACGGACCAGACCCGGGTCCTCAAACTGAACACATACCCGACCCAGGCCCTCAAACTGAACACGGCCCAGACCCGGGTCCTCAAACCTGAACACATACCTGACCCAGGCCCTCAAACTGAACACAGACCCGACCCTGGCCCTCAACCTGAGCACGGACCCGACGCGGGGCGTCAAACTGAACATGGACCCGACCCAGGGTGTCAAATTGGACATGGACCTGACCCGGGCCCTCAAACGGAAGACGGACCCGACCCGGGTCCTCAAACTGAACACGGACCCGACCCGGGTCCTCAAACTGAACACGGACCCGACCCGGTTCCTCAAACTGAACACGGACCCGACCCGggcaggagagggggcggggaacgGGGGCAGGGCGGGACATGGCTGTCAGGCATCCACATGGTCACACGAGGCTAGCAGTGGTGACCCCAGGTTGGAGCAGCGCAGTATGTAACCTGTGGCCTCGTGGTCAAGCTGATCAACGTCTGCCTGCGCTCCCACAAAGTCAAGTAATGATCGGGATGTGGTCAGCAGTCTGTGCTGGAgtggatgcagctactggacagtgagagggaagccaggccacGTTTGTCAGCGAGGAATACCGATTAACCAGCCAATACAGCTGACACACGTCAACATTGGAAgaacactctctggaaaccaggaagtcatgctaacattgcatttgccttcttaactgccgactgaacctgcactttaacctgaagagaatcttgaactaggactcctaagtccctttgtgcttctgatttcctaagcattcccccatttaaaaaatagcCTATGCCCCCATTCTTCCATTGAAGTTCATAACCTCACATAACCCTTGCTGGACctgtcgtgggaatgtttgatagggacagtgtagaaagTGTTTCACTGCATTTAGCTCCTgaaaccgcccccctccccccctctcccacccccacccactcattAATCCTGGGAACTCACTGCGAACGCTGATTTGGAAATCACACTTGCGACACACGACAAACTCCTCTTGGCCAGGCAATGGCAGAATCGTCCCACACTCCGGGCAGAACTCCGGGTCTGACTGGAAGCAAGAATCAGCCATTGCAGTTCTGTAGGGACGGAAAGAATGAGGTTTTAGTGCACAGTGGTCTGTTCCCTCACTTCCAGCAGTGCAGACTCTGCTCTCAGATTCTAAATACTCTCGTTATTCAAAAGCATCACAAACTGTCTCGTCCTTTCCTTCAACATCGCCAATAGCTCATTTGGATTTCATGGATTGCTTCGGGCTCCAGAGTTGAGGCTGCCATCCTCCAATGTCTCAGCCTCTGTGGCCCTGAGTGCACGGGTTCATAGCTGGTAAAAGATCCCTTTGATGGCATTTTAATATAGAGCACGGGAATTCTTCCTCGTGTCCAGGGCCAAGATTTATCTTTCAACCACAATCTCAGAAAACAAACTGTCCGATCATTGTTACATTGTTCttcgcggcacagtgattagcaccgctgcctcacagcggcagggacccaggttcgattccggcattgacccaggtttgattccgactgtgcggagtctgcacgttctccccgtgtgtgcgtgggtttcctccggatgccccagtttcctcccacagtccaaagatgtggttaggtggattggccatgatcaatgcagggggttatggggatgggccaggctgggcagggtgctctttcggagggtcggtacagactcgatgggcctaatggcctctttctgcactgcagggatttgatGGGAGCTTGCGGTTCACAAATTGGCTCCCAATAAAAAAGTTCGGACAAGCCTTATTTCTCATTTTTTACTGTTTTTCTTTCTCCTTCTGGACTGTGCCATTTCCTACACGGCTGTACCTGGGAGATGCTTCAGTGGCTGCACAGCGCCTTGAGCTTGTGAAAGGCGCTATGCAAATGCAACATCTTCCCATCTCGGCTCaggtccatcctgaccctccctccAATTGCTCGTCTTCAAGACACCGGGACCACCCACCTTTCCTGTCCCCTTGCCCTGAATTGAAACATCTGCAGCCCGGACGAACTCACCTTCGGCCTGCGACTCAGGCGCTGGGCCCAGCAATAGGAAACATCGATTCTCCCCCCCGTCCCGGCTCCACCGATAGCGCCACCCGGCGGAGAGGAGAAGTAGCCTCAGCCACAACGCCACCCAGTGGAAAGGAGGACCCTCCAGCCACAGCGCCACACAGTGGAGGGAAGGAATTGCCAGCCACAGCGTCCCCCAGCTGTGGGGAGAAACCGCCAGCGACAGCGCCACCCGGCGGAGGGGAGGAATCCCCAGCCATAGCGCCACACAGTGGAAGGGAGGACCCGTCAGCCACAGCACCACACTGACGAGGGAAGAAAGCGCCAGCCAGAGCACTACCAGCGGCGAGGAGAAACCGCCAGCCACAGCGCCACCCAGCGGCGGGGGGAGGAACCGCCAGCTCAGCGCCAGGGAGGAAGCGCCAGCCACAGCGCCTCACAGCGGCGGAGGATAACATAGCCAGAAAGTGAACAGGATTGTTGAGTCCAGGCATTGATGGAACTCATTAGCAATAAGTTGAGTAAGTTATGATCCTGCTGCTTCCAGAAGTGAGGTTCCAGATCCTAAGTTTTTTTTATTGCAGtagaaaaatgaactatattacatCAGGATGGAAAGCTCTCCATACAAATACAAGACAATGATTCAAATATTCACGATTCCGGACCGCGGGCATGtccaatctggcccgcgggatgatGGAAATAGAAAATATTAACTTTGCTATTATCTTGCAAACGGTTCGCTAGCATGGCAGCAATTGGAGAACTGCACACATTAAAAAAACACAGAATACCCTTTAAGGCTCGTGTAGTTCATTGTTCATCCTACAGGTGTCGCTATCGTCTCTGTCGCTGAGGCGCGACCAAATACTATGCCGGATTCCACCGGCGAGAACTGCATgggacttctttttttttttgaagatACTTTATTCCAAACACATGTAACAACAGCAGAATACAAAATACACAGTCCAGAAAATCACAAGTCAACAGTTTGtacaatttccccccttttttctcctcctttcccccccccatgAAGACCTCAAATAGCTTCAAGAACAAACCCCACCCGCAGCTGGAAGCCCTCCAActagaacttaatcttctccaaatggagaaagtcaTACAAATCCCCCAGTCAAGCTGCGTGTCTGATCTCCAAATAGACAGGATCCTCCGCCAGCCAATCACCAGCCAATTTGGGGGTCCTGGAAGTTCCAGAGCCTCTGGAGGGGCAGGGGGCCGGAATGTGTTGTGTGGCACTCGATCCTCccacaccctctggcagacccacaatccgcaGGTTCTGCTGTCTGGAACcgttctgctcctccaccttcactcgcAGTGACTTGCATTGATCCCCCCAgcatccccacctccgcctccagagacaCCAATCGATCGCCCTGGTCTGACACTGCCTTCTGCAACTCACATATTGTCGCTCCTAGCGCTTCCAGGCACTTGCCAACTCGGTCCAACGAGCCTCACAGAGGTGCCACTGCTCCCTCGATGGCCTTCGACCAGTCGTCGgtcatctccttcctttgctggcgaaattcctccttgatgaagctcatcaactgctccatctgaggccctccccactccctctgccATTCTCAAAATTGGTGCTGTGCCACAGGTCTCCTCAAactcattagccaggtcctaaatggccaggggctggtttagcactgggctaaagagctggcttgcaatgaaatgaaaatgaaatgaaaatcgcttattgtcacaagtaggcttcaatgaagttactgcgaaaagcccctagtcgccacattccggcgcctgttcggggaggctgttacgggaattgaaccgtgctgctggcctgcctcggtctgctttcaaagccagcgatttagccctgtgctaaacatattATTATAAACTGTCTTCCACCGGGTCTGATAGCCAGTAGACATCCAATCTTGGGGTGAACCTCTTCTTCCACACCCTCTGCTCCTCTTTCGTGCCCAAACTACCCCAAATAACAGGTCAAATGTGCCAAAACCAATGCCTTTGAGCTGCTCTGTGTGCGAccacatggctgccaccggaagaccCATTGCACGGGATTTCAATAACATAAATTGGACAGGGCAAACCGAACCAGCTAGCTTTCCAGCACTAGACGATTTTCCGTCCTCTCATCTAAATTGATAAGGACTAAAACAGTGAGATTATGGTGTTATCGAAGAGAAGAAACGTTTATGGAGAGTATCGCCTTTTTCAAGAAAAGTGGGAAAAATGTAATTTTGGAACTTGAATGATAAACCAACATGTCTGATATGCAACAGGTAGCTGTACCAAAGCAGTACAACACGGAGAGACAGTACGTATCTAACTATGGCGCTCAATATGACAAATACACAGGTGAACCACACAAAGACAAATTAGCTGAATTATTAGGGACTCTGAAAACATCACAGTCAATATTCACTCGTTCTTGTGAAGCAAATGAAGCAGCTCTCAAGTGTAGCTTCATTATCACTAAGGAAATTGCATTAGCATCAAAAATGTTTTGTGAGGGCGGGTTTCTAAAGAAACGCATGCTAAAGGCAGCCAAATTAATGTGGCCTGATAAGCAACAAGCCTCTGCAAATATTAGTTTGCTGAGAAACACCATTGCGGAGAGAATTTGCGAATTAGCTGATCATTTGCATAGCCAACGTATGGCCAAAGTGAAGTCTTTTCTTGCTTTTTCTATATTTTCAAATTTAAagagcccaattctttttttccccctaaTAAGGGACAATttcagcgtggctaatccacctacgctgcacatttttggtttgtgggggcgagacccacacagacacagggagaatgtgcgaactctgtacagacagtgacccaagccaggaatcaaaaatgggacaaagaacaatacagcacttcggccctccaagcctgcactgatcgcgtatcctatctagaccaaccgcttgtatccttctataccctgtctgttcatgggcCTATCCAGATACGTCTTAAAGGTCGttcatgtatctgcctcaaccacctcacttggcagcatattccaagccaccaccaccctctgtaaaaaaactttccccgccattctccactgaacctatcccccctcaccttgaacttgtgccctcttagaacataagaactaggagcaggagtaggccatctggcccctcgagcctgctccgccattcaatgagatcatggctgatcttttgtggattcagctccactttccggcccgaacaccataacccttaatccctttattcttcaaaaaactatctatctttatctttaagtctttatcttgtaattgtcatttccaccctggaaaaaagcctccaactgttcaccctatctataccccatataattttataaacttctatcaggtcacccctcagcctccggctctctggggagaacaatcccagtttattcaatctctcctcatagcaaataccctccataccaggcaacatcctggtaaatcttttctgtactgtctccaaagcctccacgtccttctggtagtgcggtgaccagaattggacacgatattccaaatgtggcctaaccaacgttctatataactaacataatttttgagcttttatactcgataccccatcctatgaaggcaagcatgccatacgctttctttaccaccatttccacctgtgctgccacttttaaggctctgtggacctgcacgcccagatctttctGAGTCACTGTgcccctgatggttctgccatttattttatagctcacagagagtcatgaacacagcctagtccatcacacaaaccattgactccatctacacctcccgctgcctggggaaagcgggcagcataatgaaagatccctcccacccggcttactcactcttcctacttcttccattgggcaggagatacagaagtctgagaacacgcacgaacagactcaaaaacagcttcttccccactgttaccagactcctaaatgaccctcttatagactgacctcaataacactacacccctgtatgcttcacccaatgccagtgttttgtgtagttacattgcgtatcttgtggtgccctattattttcttttcttttcatgtacttaatgatctgttgagcagctcgcagaaaaatacttttcagtgtacctcggtaCCTCGgacaaacaaaatccaaatccacctgaattggatctatcaaaatgcatcacctcacatttgtccgggttaaattccatctgccatttctctgcccaattttgcagcctatctatatcctgttgtattctctgacaatcttcatcacactcccgcaatcttagtgtcatctgcaaacttgctaatcagacccgctattttttttccccccaagtcATTTAGATATATTACAAATAGCAgaggtcccaggactgatccctgtggaacaccactagttatagacctccatttggaaaatcacccttccactgctacactCTGTCTTCTAAAGCCAAGCcaattctgaatccatccagctagttcacccctgaccccatgttatttaatcttttgcaccagcctaccatgagggaccttatcaaatgctttactaaagtccatgtagacaacatccacagcccttccctcgtcaatcatttttgtcacctccatgctgtctgtcgctaataagaccattcacttccaaatgtgcatagatcccatctctgagaatcttttccaacaatttcactatcactgacgtcaagctaactggtctataattacccggattatccttgcaacccttcttaaataatcctggagctgtggagcaacagtgctaactctgTGCTACCGTTGCCGCTTCTAGTAACACTAGAAGAGGAGGTTTGCATTTTCATTGTATTTTGCACCAAGGGGCATTGTGCGCCAAGTGGCTGAAAATGGACAATGTCATGAACGTAGTTATTCAAATTGTGAATTTTAAACGTGCAAGAGGGCTCAATCACTGGCAATTTGACAGCCTCCTAAATGACAGGTACATGAGACACAGGTTGCCCGAAATTCAGTGGCTCAGTTAAGGAGCCGtgcttaaatgtttctttaaattgcATCAAGCGTCAGGAGAGTTCATGTATCGAAAGCAAAACAGGAGCCCGAATTACAGGATGAAGAGTGACTGAGCAATCAAGCCTTTACGGCACACACGACGGAGCATCTGAAGTGGCTGAACATAAAAATAAAAGGGTGCAGCAAGGCTGCAACagaccttgattttttttttttaagttagtgtatccaatattttttttttttccaattgaggggcaatttggtgtggccaatccacctaccctgcacagctttgggttgtgggggcgaaacccacgcaaacacggggagaatgtgcacactccacacggacagtgacccagagctgggattgaacctggaacctcagcgccatgaggcacctgtgctaaccactgtgtcaccgtgctgccctttgacagACCTTTAAgacagttatgggccagggtttagagaaccccaaagtgtatcatggagttcacctgacccacaacttttaattgattgtgggatggggagcacacggcccactctacaggtgtggtacagcagaaatggaaaagtatttttaaagcaaaatgtttattctatgaactcaagttaacctttttgaaacatagagtgaacatcttagcaaccattaattcaaatacaacccccaaagaatacaacactaagtaatcctttagctttccttttaacatccataagacttaaaacaccttttgccAGAAGCCCATCaggttagttttaaatcaccaggatcgatttacagtctttagatcacAGAGAgatattcatacaccttctggctgtgactgcagctatccagctctgaaaacaaaactaaaacacaccctgcagcaaacagcctaaaacaaaagtaaaaagctgacagacagcccagctccacccactctgacatcactgcagtagtaaacacccatttcttaaaggtactctcacaacagatatttatatacacacccatttataaacacccatctcttaaaggtactctcacatgacacagtgtcCCTGTGCTTGAACTGAAACTTCAATTATGGCAGAAACAACTTTATGATGGTAATTATGCACACTCTCCCCACATTGAAATTGGTGACTGCAAATGTCAGGGTCTCCAGTACAGaacgtgaagggggaggggggataaaatAGCTGGATTAAAAAGAATGATTGCTGTGACTTCAGGAAACTTGGCGACGATGTCACAATTTTTCACACACTTTTTTTCAGTCAGCGCATCTGACGTGGTAGATGAATTATAAATGATTGAGCTGCAGTGCGCCACACTGTTGAAAGAAAACTCTCCGACAGTGAGTATCGACAACTTTTATCAATACCTGAGCCAAACTACAGCAAATTGAAAGCATTTGCTTCAAGAATTTGGTCTGTGTTTGGATCaacttgttatacgttttagttaccgttgtatgaagagtcaatagtcctgttccttttcaccaaacaccatttatttcacttccacagcctctgcacaaaactcttaacacaccacctgacacaagggccacctgaagtccctttacatatcagtgtcaatcattggatacttaaactaaatgagacaactaattgcaatgtctcttaatgcactactt
This window of the Scyliorhinus torazame isolate Kashiwa2021f chromosome 14, sScyTor2.1, whole genome shotgun sequence genome carries:
- the polr1h gene encoding DNA-directed RNA polymerase I subunit RPA12 isoform X2 encodes the protein MADSCFQSDPEFCPECGTILPLPGQEEFVVCRKCDFQISVRKFEGTVIRSEKMFNNPEMMQLNVAAEAEEGELKGPEVDRKCSRCGHDGMVYHTRQTRSADEGQTVFYTCINCRFQEKEDS
- the polr1h gene encoding DNA-directed RNA polymerase I subunit RPA12 isoform X1 encodes the protein MFQFRARGQERTAMADSCFQSDPEFCPECGTILPLPGQEEFVVCRKCDFQISVRKFEGTVIRSEKMFNNPEMMQLNVAAEAEEGELKGPEVDRKCSRCGHDGMVYHTRQTRSADEGQTVFYTCINCRFQEKEDS